In Triticum urartu cultivar G1812 chromosome 6, Tu2.1, whole genome shotgun sequence, the following proteins share a genomic window:
- the LOC125517365 gene encoding protein CYTOKININ-RESPONSIVE GATA TRANSCRIPTION FACTOR 1-like: MSTIYMSQLSTLPLMDGDQDQGHFQAFHLPKDPPILFPFMIDNPVEHQGQAYGDQHSRQQFFGESNQQFNDHMMMSGGSADVFATCSPFGPTIQSIGSDMIQRSSYNSYDFEATHAGDGSTSQWASAKPPVKMRIMRKAPTNDHQGGTARKPRRRAQAHQGDESQQLQHPMGVIRVCSDCNTTKTPLWRSGPCGPKSLCNACGIRQRKARRAMAAAAAAAATNGGVASASSGGVAEGATQASDASQAVKATKKEKRAVDLDRSLPFKKRCKMVDHPTVTSTKAVAVDATPKDQDHVVAEDDAMVERLSKADPQAAFTHGFMRDEITDAAMLLMTLSCGLVRS, from the exons ATGTCTACCATCTACATGAGCCAGCTATCTACTCTCCCTCTAATGGATGGAGATCAAGATCAAGGGCACTTTCAAGCCTTTCATCTACCCAAAGATCCTCCTATCTTGTTCCCTTTCATGATCGACAACCCTGTGGAGCATCAAGGGCAAGCCTATGGAGACCAGCACTCGAGGCAGCAATTTTTTGGTGAATCTAATCAGCAG TTCAATGATCACATGATGATGAGCGGAGGATCTGCGGACGTCTTCGCCACATGCTCCCCGTTCGGACCTACCATCCAAAGCATCGGCAGTGACATGATCCAGAGATCCTCATACAATTCCTATGATTTCGAAGCCACACATGCCGGCGATGGATCGACCAGCCAGTGGGCATCCGCCAAACCGCCGGTGAAGATGAGGATCATGAGAAAGGCGCCAACGAATGATCACCAAGGAGGGACGGCAAGAAAGCCAAGGAGAAGGGCACAAGCACACCAAGGTGATGAGAGCCAGCAGCTGCAGCATCCCATGGGTGTTATCAGAGTGTGCTCAGACTGCAACACCACCAAGACCCCCTTGTGGAGGAGTGGTCCTTGTGGCCCCAAG TCTCTTTGCAACGCATGTGGCATACGCCAAAGGAAGGCTCGCCGCGCCATGGCTGCAGCGGCGGCCGCTGCCGCCACCAACGGTGGGGTGGCGTCTGCTTCCAGTGGCGGTGTGGCGGAAGGGGCCACGCAGGCGAGCGATGCATCGCAAGCGGTGAAGGCAACAAAGAAGGAGAAGAGGGCTGTGGACCTCGACCGGTCGCTGCCGTTCAAGAAGAGGTGCAAGATGGTTGATCATCCTACCGTTACCTCCACCAAGGCCGTGGCTGTCGATGCCACTCCGAAGGATCAAGATCACGTTGTTGCCGAGGATGACGCCATGGTGGAGAGACTGAGCAAAGCCGATCCACAGGCAGCGTTCACTCACGGCTTCATGCGCGACGAGATCACCGATGCCGCCATGCTGCTCATGACCCTATCCTGCGGTCTTGTTCGAagctag